A genomic stretch from Anoplolepis gracilipes chromosome 16, ASM4749672v1, whole genome shotgun sequence includes:
- the Rplp0-like gene encoding mRNA turnover protein 4 homolog, whose protein sequence is MPKSKRDKKVSLTKTDKKGLVLKQRIIEDVKKCVEDYNRIFLIAVQNSRNNKLLDLRTEWKDSRFFFGKLRIIELGLGKSQETEVADGIHKLANAIRNHSMTGQCGLLFTNRSKKQVIEWADEYEEMEFARSGFVTPETVELPEGPLPQFQHSMEPQLRQLGMPTSLQKGVIILLKPFKVCQKGDVLKPEQAQILKLLDKPLAVFKLLLLGVYTKKHGFKKLKISDNTGENDEEEMDVDNNDNT, encoded by the exons ATGCCAAAATCAAAGAGAGACAAGAAAG TATCTCTCACTAAAACTGATAAAAAGGGTTTAGTTTTGAAACAACGGATCATAGAAGATGTTAAGAAATGTGTAGAAGACTACAATCGCATATTCTTAATCGCTGTTCAAAATTCACGCAATAATAAACTTCTTGATTTGCGTACAGAATGGAAAGatagtagatttttttttggtaaACTTAGAATAATTGAATTAGGTCTGGGAAAATCACAAGAGACTGAAGTTGCAGATGGCATACATAAATTAGCTAATGCGATAAGGAATCATTCGATGACAGGTCAATGTGGTCTGTTATTTACCAACAGATCAAAGAAAcag gtAATAGAATGGGCGGATGAATATGAAGAAATGGAATTTGCGCGTTCTGGATTTGTAACACCTGAAACAGTCGAGTTACCCGAAGGACCTTTGCCACAGTTTCAACACAGCATGGAACCTCAGTTAAGACAATTGGGTATGCCTACCTCATTGCAAAAGGGAGTTATCATTCTACTTAAGCCATTCAAAGTTTGTCAAAAGGGTGACGTACTAAAACCGGAGCAGGCACAAATTCtg AAATTATTGGATAAACCGCTAGCAGTTTTTAAGTTGTTACTGTTGGGAGTATATACAAAGAAACATGGTTTTAAAAAACTCAAAATATCAGATAATACGGGAGAAAATGACGAAGAAGAAATGGATGTggataataatgataacacatga